The window AGCTTCCGGCAGCAGATGCCGGTCGAGTTCAGGCCGGCCACCGACGAGCACCCGGAGCAAGAGGTCCAGCCGAACGTCTACGACCCCAGGCAGCTCCACGCCTACCTGTCCAAGAACCCGTGGGCATGCGACAAGCTCACCTGGACGCTGAACATGGACGCCACACCGCTCTACGCGCTTGAGGCGGAGATGCCGGTGGGGATGGACTGGACGCGGCCCATCATCACGGACCGCGGTGCAACGCCGGACGCGGTGCGAGACAGCGCCAACGCGGCCGCGAGTGACAAGAGGGACCAACTGGCGGACATCGTGGACACCCTGTCGTACCCACCGGTGTCCACTGTCTACCGAACCTTCCGGGACGCCATCGTCGGACAGGTCCAGGACCGGAAGAGCGAAACGTACGTCTCGCGAGTGTCGATCCCGGGCGTCCTGACTGAGCGAACAGTACGCCTGTTCTCCGGCCAGGTGGTCCCTGTGGTCGAGGTGAAGAGCCGCGGTCTCTACACCTGGAACGAGCACGTCTTCGTCCAGTCGGTCATGCAGGCTCTGCAGCTCACCCCGTCGGTCGAAGGGGAATCGGCAAACCTGGAGAAGTCGGTCCGCACCTTCCTCGACAAGGTCTACTGGGAGTTCCGCAACCTCGGGCAGAGCTCCGCCGACCGGGCGCTGAACTTCGCCGGCACCAACGCCTTCGACGTCGGTAGGGAAATGGCCGAAGGAATGGCGGCCAAGGACGTACCGGGCCGTGGCAGGTCCGAAGAGGAACCGCTGTACGCCCTGGACACCATCAAGGTCTCCAAGAGCCCGTTCTGCCGCCCCGGTTCCGACTGCCAAGACGTCGTCATGACCTTCTTCGACCCGGAGAACGACCGAAGGGCGAAGCGCTCCGTCCTGTTCACCTACGACGTGAGCGACGAGCTCCCGGTCAGCCTCGCACCGCCTCACATCTTCATCGGCGGCTACTGACCGCTCTACGACACACCGGACCAGGGAGACCTCATGTACGAGACCCCGACTCGCCCCGAACTCAACGCTCCCCTCCAGACCCCGGCGGTTCACCGCAACCCCTGGGAGGCGCCGGCCGACAGAGCCGAGGACCGGGGCGCGGAAGCAGCCAAGTCGATGTGTGGGGACCTGACCGGCTCCGGCCGCGAGCTGTGCCGGGCCCTGCAACGCGACTAGCGACGACAGACCACCGGCGGCTATCTGTCGTCGGCCCACCCCACAGGTGAGAGGAGAAAACGATGAACGACACGCCGTTCACCCGCGAGGAGAGGCCCACCCGGCCCGCGGCACTCCGGACGCCGTTCCAGACTCCCGCGATCGACCGCAACCCCACCGTCACCCGGGGCGCCGACGGCGACGACTCGGGCGGAGTCGAGGCCAACTTCGACTTCGGCGGCCTGCTGAAGACGGCGGCAAACTTCCTGCTCTGAGGCCTCACACAGGGGCCATTGCGCGTCGGTGAGCGGGGCCGCGCGCCCCACTCACCGGCATCCGGATCGAAAAGGACAGCATCATGACTGCGACTGACAAGTGGCGTGAGGTCTCCCCCTCACCGGCCACCGCCCCGCGGACGCCGTACCAGACGCCCGCGATCGACCGGACCCCCGTCGGCACGGCCGGCCGCGGCAGCGACGCCGACGGTGTCGAGGCCGACTGGAGCCTCTCCGACATCCCGTGGCACTCCATCGGCAAGGCTGCTCGGGGTGCCCTGGACGCCGTGCTGTAGGCGAGGACCACCCGGCAGGACAACACTGAAAGGACAGTGCCATGAACGAAGAGATCACACTGCGGCGCCCTGGCCCCGGGCCGGTCACCGCCCTCCGGACGCCATTCCAGACGCCCGCTGTCGACCGGACTTCCGCCGGTGACCACGGGCGGCGGGACGGCACCGACGGCGTCGAGCCCAACCTGCCCATCCTGCCCCTGCTCGGCCTGGCCGGCTCGGCGATCGGCTCCCTGTTCGACTGAGTTCCGTGTCCCGGCGGCGCGGCCTGGCGGCCCACCGCCGGGACGGCGGCTGAAAGGACATCAGGATGAACAAGGAACCCAACCCGAAGAACCGGAAGAAGTCGCCGCCGCCACGCGGAGCGGCACCCCCACGTGCCGCTCAGGGCATGGAGCGTGCCGAGCGCTCCCGTACCCGGGCCGAGGCCGCAGGTGCTGCGGGCATTCGGCTCGACCTGCCCATCCAGGGCGCGACCATCGAGCGCAGGTGGGACCTCTATCAGCCCTATCTGCAGGTGACGGGGACGTATCAGCCCGTTGACCAACCCGAAGGAACCACAGGCCAGTTCCTGGAGGAGCCGGGGCCGAGGTCCATGACCGGTCACGTCGTGGCGGACCCCGCCCCCTCGCCCGGCCGCGACGCACGCGGCTGGAGCTGCCCGCCCAACGGCCCCTGCACGTGGGTCGGCATGGTCTAGGCGGCCAAGTGATCCAGGCGGCAGGCACGGCGCCGGAGTCCCGGCGCCGTTGCCAACGCCCCTTACGAAGGTGGGAAGACATGCCCACGATAGACACGCCAGAAGTCGAGCAGTCCCGCGTCGAACAGCGCCGCCAAGTCGCCGACGCGGCCCGGCGCTACCACGATTCGGCGCAGGCACGCGAGCAGGCCGAGGCGCGGACGGCGAAGGGCGTTCCCTTCCCCGACACTCCCCAGGCCCTGGCCGCCCGGGCCGAGCGCATCCTCAGCCGTGGCGGCGTTCCGACCACCGCTGTCGTCGCCCACATCCACGCCGAGCCCCTGGATCTCCCGCAGGCCCATGAGCGCATCATCGGCCTGGCCCACGACCTCCAGGCAGCGAACTTCCTGCCCCGCGGTGCCCGCGCGGCCCGTACGGTCGCGCGGATCACCCTGCGCCGTGACAGTCGCGAACTACCGCTCGGTACGGGTTTTCTGGTGTCCCCACGGCTCCTGATGACCAATCACCATGTGCTGCCGGGCGCCGACTTCGCTCGGACCTGCCTCGCCGAGTTCGACGCGCAAGTCGGCATCGACAACGCCCCCGACGACATCGTCCGGGTGGAGCTCATTCCCGACGAACTGTTCATCGCCCACGAGTCGTTGGACTACGCCCTGGTCGCGCTCACCCCGGTCGGCGGGGACGTACCGCCCGGTGAGGTGTTCGGCTGGAACCGCCTCAGCGGCCGCACCGGAAAGCTGGTCGTCGGCGAACTGGTGAACGTCATCGGCCACCCCAACGGCCGCCTGAAAGAGATCGCACTGCGCGACAACAGGCTGATCACACGGCTGGACGACTTCCTGCACTACCGAACGGACACGGAGCCGGGCAACTCGGGCTCCCCGGTCTTCAACGACCAGTGGGAAGTGGTCGCCCTCCATCACATGGGCGTCCCGGATACGGACGCGAGCGGACGTCCGCTGCGCAAGGACGGCGCGGTGTGGCAGCCCAGCGACGGCGAGGCCGCCCTTTCCTGGGTGGCCAACGAGGGCGTGCGCATCAGCTCCGTCCTGCGGCACGTGGCGGCGTCGCGACCGACGCCCACGCAGTGCGCTCTGCTCGCCGAGATGGGTCCCGAGGCGGGGCTCGGCAGCCACGAACCACAGGGGGCCGCGGAGCCCGAAAGCGTACGGCCCACCGGCCTCACCGCGGCCGAACGCAGAGCCGCGACCGGCTTGCGCGCCAGGGACGGGGCCTTCGGCGGCCACCGTCACCTGGTGTACCTGCACGGCAGGAGCCAGCACGGCAAGGACCCCGAGGCGCTCCGCCAAGAATGGACCGGCGGCCTCAACAAGGGCCTCGCGGCTGCGGGCCTGCGCTCGGTCGACCCGGTCGACGCCTGGTGCCCGTTCTACGGCGATCTGATGGCCGAGTTGATGGGCGCGAGGGAATCCCTCGGCGGTGTCCCGTCGCCCCCGGACTCCGTGGGATCCGAGACGAAGGCGTACGAGCAGATGCTCCTTGACGCGGCGGCCAGGGTCGGCATGCCCGAGGGCGACTACGAGAGGAAGGACGCCATGGCGGCCGAGGAGGGCCTCGACGGCGCGGTCCGTACGTTCCGGCGCGCGCTGGGCTGGGTGGCGGCCAGATCGGATCTCGACGAACGGACCATCGACGCGGTCTTCCGGGACGTGGCCAGGTATCTCAGCGAGCCGCGTGTGCGGGAGGCAGTGCTGGACATCGTGTCCGCGACCATGCCCGACCGCGGCGAACTGGTCTTCGTCACGCACAGCCTGGGCACCGTCGTAGGCGTCGATCTGATGAGCCGGCTGCCGTCCGGGATCGACCGGGCCGTACTGGTGACCCTGGGGAGCCCGCTGGGCATGGACGCCGTGAACGACCGGCTTCTTACCGCCGGTCCGCACCGGCCGGGGAACGTACGCACGTGGCTCAACGCCTGGTGCCCGGCGGACGCGGTCGCCATCGGCTGTCCGCTGCGCGACGGCCGCTGGGGCAGGGTCGAGCAGCCGGAGGTGGCCAACGGCAAGGACAAGGCGCACAACATCGCCGAGTACCTCGCCCACGCGAGCGTGGCGGGACCCATCGGCCGTGCCCTGCACTGACCGGTGGCCGGTCGACGCGCACGTCATTACCGGGCAGGGCTCCGGTCGGTCGGTGCCGATCTGGATGGCGGGGCGCAGTCGGCGGATCAAGCCCACTCCACCCACCGTCCCCGACGTCGCACCCTCCCGACACCACACCGGGGACTGGGCATTGCGCCAGGAGCACCGACCGCAAGAACGGGCTTGGAGATCGCGGAGCACCTCACAGCCAGCGTCACGAGCCCCCTCCCAGGCGGGCAAATGACGCCCCGCGAGGACTCGGATCGTGGCGCGAAATTAGCGCTCGACTGGTCCTGCGACGCGTTTCAGCGCTGTCTGTGCCCACACGTTCTCGGGGAGGGTCTGGAGAATGGCTGTCGGGCCGTGGTCCGCTCACCTCCGCAGCGCCTGGAGCATCGGGCCCGCGCGCCAGGCCGGTGCCACGCCGTCCTGAGGACGAGGGCCACCGTGCGGCCGGTCGGATCGCCAACACCCGGCAGGCGAAGGATGGGAGTTAGCGCGCAAGTCGGGCTCGATCGAGAGCGGGTTGAGTGAAGGGCGCCTGGCGGGTGAAGACCCAGGTCAGGCGCCTTTTCGCATGTGTTTAGAAGAACCCCAGCTTCTTCGCCGAGTACGACACCAACAGGTTTTTGGTCTGCTGGTAGTGGTCCAGCATCATCTTGTGGGTCTCGCGGCCGATCCCCGACTTCTTGTAGCCGCCGAACGCCGCGTGGGCCGGGTACGCGTGGTAGCAGTTGGTCCAGACGCGGCCCGCTTTGATCTCGCGGCCCAGGCGGTAGGCCGTGTTGCCGTCGCGGGTCCAGACGCCGGCGCCTAGGCCGTAGAGGGTGTCGTTGGCCAGTTTGAGGGCCTCGTCGACGGAGTCGTAGGTGGTGACCGAGACGACCGGGCCGAAGATCTCCTCCTGGAAGATGCGCATGTCGTTGGTGCCGCGGAAGATGGTCGGCTCGATGTAGTAGCCGCCCTCGAGGCCGGGGACGGCGCGGGGGTTGCCGCCCGTGACGACCTCGGCGCCCTCCTTCCTGCCGATGTCGAGGTAGGAGAGGATCTTCTCGTACTGGTCGTTGCTGGCCTGCGCGCCGATCATGGTGGCCGGGTCCAGGGGGTCGCCGCCGACGATGGCCTGGGTGCGTTCGACGCAACGGGCCATGAAATCGTCGTAGATGGAGGAGTGGATCAGGGCACGGGACGGACAGGTGCAGACCTCGCCCTGGTTGAGGGCGAACATCACGAAGCCCTCGACGGCCTTGTCCAGGAAGTCGTCGTCCGCTGCCGTGACGTCGGGCAGGAAGATGTTCGGGCTCTTGCCGCCCAGTTCCAGCGTGACAGGGATGATGTTCTCGCTCGCGTACTGCATGATCAGACGGCCGGTCGTCGTCTCCCCGGTGAAGGCCACCTTCGCCACGCGGGGGCTGGAGGCCAGCGGCTTGCCCGCCTCGACACCGAAGCCGTTCACGACGTTGACCACACCCGGGGGCAGCAGGTCGGCGATCAGTTCCATGACGTAGAGCAGGCTGACCGGGGTCTGCTCGGCCGGTTTGATGACGACGCAGTTGCCCGCGGCCAGCGCGGGGGCCAGCTTCCATGTGGCCATCAGGATCGGGAAGTTCCACGGGATGATCTGGCCGACCACGCCCAGCGGCTCGTGGAAGTGGTACGCGACCGTGTCGGCGTCGATCTCCGCGATGCTGCCCTCCTGGGCGCGGACGACACCGGCGAAGTACCGGAAGTGGTCGACGGCCAGCGGGATGTCGGCGGCCAGGGTCTCGCGGACCGGCTTGCCGTTCTCCCAGGTCTCGGCGACCGCGATCTTCTCCAGGTGCTCTTCCAGGCGGTCCGCGAACCTGTTGAGGATGCCCGCGCGTTCCGCGGTGGACGTGCGGCCCCATTTGTCGGCCGCCCGGTGCGCGGCGTCCAGGGCGAGGTCGACGTCGGCGGCGGAGGAGCGGGCCACCTCGCAGAAGACCTTGCCGGTCACCGGGCTCGGGTTCTCGAAGTAGCGGCCCTCGACCGGGGCGACGAAGTCACCGCCGATGAAGTTGTCGTAGCGCCGGGCGAAGCTGACGATGCTGCCGTCCGTTCCTGGCTGCGCGTACACCATGGCGGCTCTCCTCGGTGAAGGGCGGTGACAGATGACGCCCTTCATGGTGCTCTCGGGAGGTTGGCGCGAGGTTGGCGCCGAGGGGCCGGG of the Streptomyces koelreuteriae genome contains:
- a CDS encoding S1 family peptidase; this encodes MPTIDTPEVEQSRVEQRRQVADAARRYHDSAQAREQAEARTAKGVPFPDTPQALAARAERILSRGGVPTTAVVAHIHAEPLDLPQAHERIIGLAHDLQAANFLPRGARAARTVARITLRRDSRELPLGTGFLVSPRLLMTNHHVLPGADFARTCLAEFDAQVGIDNAPDDIVRVELIPDELFIAHESLDYALVALTPVGGDVPPGEVFGWNRLSGRTGKLVVGELVNVIGHPNGRLKEIALRDNRLITRLDDFLHYRTDTEPGNSGSPVFNDQWEVVALHHMGVPDTDASGRPLRKDGAVWQPSDGEAALSWVANEGVRISSVLRHVAASRPTPTQCALLAEMGPEAGLGSHEPQGAAEPESVRPTGLTAAERRAATGLRARDGAFGGHRHLVYLHGRSQHGKDPEALRQEWTGGLNKGLAAAGLRSVDPVDAWCPFYGDLMAELMGARESLGGVPSPPDSVGSETKAYEQMLLDAAARVGMPEGDYERKDAMAAEEGLDGAVRTFRRALGWVAARSDLDERTIDAVFRDVARYLSEPRVREAVLDIVSATMPDRGELVFVTHSLGTVVGVDLMSRLPSGIDRAVLVTLGSPLGMDAVNDRLLTAGPHRPGNVRTWLNAWCPADAVAIGCPLRDGRWGRVEQPEVANGKDKAHNIAEYLAHASVAGPIGRALH
- the adh gene encoding aldehyde dehydrogenase, with product MVYAQPGTDGSIVSFARRYDNFIGGDFVAPVEGRYFENPSPVTGKVFCEVARSSAADVDLALDAAHRAADKWGRTSTAERAGILNRFADRLEEHLEKIAVAETWENGKPVRETLAADIPLAVDHFRYFAGVVRAQEGSIAEIDADTVAYHFHEPLGVVGQIIPWNFPILMATWKLAPALAAGNCVVIKPAEQTPVSLLYVMELIADLLPPGVVNVVNGFGVEAGKPLASSPRVAKVAFTGETTTGRLIMQYASENIIPVTLELGGKSPNIFLPDVTAADDDFLDKAVEGFVMFALNQGEVCTCPSRALIHSSIYDDFMARCVERTQAIVGGDPLDPATMIGAQASNDQYEKILSYLDIGRKEGAEVVTGGNPRAVPGLEGGYYIEPTIFRGTNDMRIFQEEIFGPVVSVTTYDSVDEALKLANDTLYGLGAGVWTRDGNTAYRLGREIKAGRVWTNCYHAYPAHAAFGGYKKSGIGRETHKMMLDHYQQTKNLLVSYSAKKLGFF